A stretch of Microbacterium sp. 4R-513 DNA encodes these proteins:
- a CDS encoding NAD(P)-dependent oxidoreductase, which translates to MKIFIAGGSGAVGSRLVPQFLAAGHEVTGTSRTEEGARRIEAAGARGVVMDGLDEASIRRAVLEARPDVLVHQLTSLSGGFDFKRFDETFATTNELRTRGTDALIAAAEEAGTSRIVVQSYTGWTNEHSGSPVKTEADPIDPDPVPIARSTLAAIAYAERATVAAGGLALRFGSFYGPGQALGEGGEMLEAVRRRRIPLVGRAEGIWSFCHIDDAATATVAAATRGAAGVYNIVDDEPAPVSTWLPELARAVGAKRPLRVPAWIARTIIGDFGVAWMTTARGSSNAKAKAELGWTPRYASWREGFRSGLGTETASASPTASGR; encoded by the coding sequence ATGAAGATCTTCATCGCCGGCGGGTCGGGTGCCGTGGGTTCACGACTCGTCCCCCAGTTCCTGGCGGCAGGACACGAAGTGACCGGGACGTCCCGAACGGAGGAGGGTGCTCGGCGGATCGAGGCCGCCGGTGCCCGAGGTGTCGTGATGGACGGCCTCGACGAGGCATCCATCCGGCGCGCTGTCTTGGAAGCCCGGCCGGACGTGCTCGTGCACCAGCTCACGTCCCTGTCGGGAGGGTTCGACTTCAAGCGGTTCGACGAGACGTTCGCCACGACGAACGAGCTGCGGACGCGTGGCACCGACGCGCTCATCGCGGCGGCCGAGGAGGCCGGCACGAGCCGGATCGTCGTGCAGAGCTACACGGGCTGGACGAACGAGCACTCCGGCAGTCCGGTCAAGACCGAAGCCGATCCGATCGACCCGGATCCGGTCCCGATCGCCCGGAGCACCCTCGCCGCGATCGCCTACGCGGAGCGGGCGACGGTGGCGGCCGGGGGCTTGGCCCTGCGGTTCGGCAGCTTCTACGGGCCCGGCCAGGCGCTGGGCGAGGGCGGCGAGATGCTCGAAGCGGTGCGCAGGCGCCGCATCCCGCTCGTCGGCCGCGCTGAGGGCATATGGTCGTTCTGCCACATCGACGACGCCGCGACGGCGACGGTCGCCGCGGCCACGCGGGGAGCCGCCGGGGTCTACAACATCGTCGATGACGAGCCCGCACCCGTCTCGACGTGGCTGCCTGAGCTCGCGCGCGCCGTCGGCGCGAAGCGCCCGCTGCGCGTGCCCGCCTGGATCGCCCGCACGATCATCGGGGATTTCGGAGTCGCGTGGATGACCACGGCGCGCGGCTCATCCAACGCGAAGGCGAAGGCCGAGCTGGGGTGGACGCCCCGATACGCCTCGTGGCGCGAGGGATTCCGCAGCGGGCTCGGAACGGAGACCGCGTCGGCGTCGCCGACCGCGTCGGGCCGCTGA
- the efp gene encoding elongation factor P, producing the protein MASTADIKNGVVLSIDGQLWSVIEFQHVKPGKGGAFVRTKLKNVVSGKVVDRTYNAGAKIEIENVDRRDFTYLYNDGEGFVFMDVADYDQLTVPAATVGDAKNFLLENQQVQIALNNGNPLYIELPASVVLEITYTEPGLQGDRSSAGTKPATVETGYEIQVPLFLETGTRVKVDTRTGDYLGRVN; encoded by the coding sequence ATGGCATCGACCGCAGACATCAAGAACGGCGTCGTCCTCTCGATCGACGGACAGCTCTGGAGCGTCATCGAGTTCCAGCACGTCAAGCCGGGCAAGGGCGGCGCGTTCGTCCGCACGAAGCTCAAGAACGTCGTCTCGGGCAAGGTCGTCGACCGCACCTACAACGCGGGCGCGAAGATCGAGATCGAGAACGTCGACCGCCGCGACTTCACGTACCTCTACAACGACGGCGAGGGCTTCGTCTTCATGGACGTGGCCGACTACGACCAGCTCACCGTACCCGCCGCGACGGTCGGCGACGCGAAGAACTTCCTGCTCGAGAACCAGCAGGTGCAGATCGCCCTCAACAACGGAAACCCGCTCTACATCGAGCTGCCGGCATCCGTCGTCCTCGAGATCACGTACACCGAGCCGGGCCTCCAGGGCGACCGCTCGTCGGCCGGCACCAAGCCCGCCACCGTCGAGACGGGCTACGAGATCCAGGTGCCGCTGTTCCTCGAGACCGGCACGAGGGTCAAGGTCGACACCCGCACGGGCGACTACCTCGGCCGCGTCAACTGA
- the aroQ gene encoding type II 3-dehydroquinate dehydratase, producing MPSPRRLLLVNGPNLNLLGTREPDVYGTATLADVERIATDAAASRGFEVRAVQSNHEGVLIDAIHSAREDSSGIVINPGGLTHTSVVLRDALSAVALPVAEVHISDVRTREEFRHHSYIADVAVVHVVGEGVAGYATAVERLIRVITGLTDN from the coding sequence ATGCCGTCGCCGCGTCGCCTTCTGCTCGTCAACGGACCGAACCTGAATCTGCTGGGCACGCGCGAGCCGGACGTCTACGGCACCGCAACGCTCGCGGACGTCGAGCGCATCGCGACGGATGCCGCCGCATCGCGCGGCTTCGAGGTGCGCGCTGTGCAGAGCAACCACGAGGGCGTCCTCATCGATGCGATCCACTCGGCACGCGAGGACTCCTCGGGGATCGTCATCAACCCGGGCGGCCTCACGCACACATCCGTCGTGCTGCGCGACGCGCTATCGGCCGTGGCGCTGCCCGTCGCCGAGGTGCACATCTCGGATGTGCGGACGCGTGAGGAGTTCCGGCACCACTCGTACATCGCCGACGTCGCCGTGGTGCACGTTGTGGGGGAGGGCGTCGCGGGCTACGCGACGGCCGTCGAGCGACTCATCCGCGTCATCACGGGCCTCACCGACAACTGA
- a CDS encoding shikimate kinase produces the protein MTTLVLIGPMGAGKTSIGRKVAKSLGVPFFDTDIAIVRAHGPIEEIFASQGEAVFRGLERAAVREGLAGGGVVSLGGGAVLDADTRADLAHHRVVLLTVEPHVVASRIRGTERPLLQAEDAAARWVEISAARRPIYEELADVTFDTSSGPLQNVVEAVAEWARSTEEETK, from the coding sequence ATGACGACGCTCGTCCTCATCGGCCCCATGGGCGCCGGCAAGACGAGCATCGGCCGCAAGGTGGCGAAGTCGCTCGGCGTCCCGTTCTTCGACACGGACATCGCCATCGTCCGCGCGCACGGTCCCATCGAGGAGATCTTCGCGTCGCAGGGCGAGGCGGTCTTCCGCGGACTGGAGCGCGCGGCCGTCCGAGAGGGCCTCGCGGGCGGAGGAGTCGTCTCCCTCGGCGGCGGCGCCGTCCTGGACGCCGACACGCGAGCAGACCTCGCACACCACCGTGTCGTGCTGCTGACCGTCGAGCCCCACGTCGTCGCGAGCCGGATCCGCGGAACCGAGCGCCCGCTGCTTCAGGCGGAGGATGCCGCGGCCCGCTGGGTCGAGATCTCCGCGGCGCGCCGGCCCATCTACGAGGAGCTCGCCGACGTGACGTTCGACACGTCGAGCGGGCCGCTGCAGAACGTGGTCGAGGCGGTTGCCGAATGGGCACGCTCGACCGAGGAGGAGACGAAGTGA
- a CDS encoding MFS transporter — MTDTSTKPARSGAVLTTLILVAAVANLPLAVANVALPDIGLAFDASQTELNLVAVGYSLGLAASVLWLGAIGDRYGRKMMLLIGVGLSLPAGLVAAFAPNVDVLIIARIVGGIAAGMAYPTTLALIAALWSGPARTRSIALWSATGGAISALGPLISGSLLEVFDWGSVFLVTIPLIVVAIPLVIKFIPSHVNEATDPVDNLGGILSSLLVGAAILAINFASVPDAGTLVLSLTIIGVASLIAFIWRQRRARNPLYDLTIAARPIFWVAAVAGVIVFGSLMAAMFIGQQFLQNVLGYSTIESGAAILPGAVFMVLLAPRSAKLVESRGARFTLLLGYIPVFLGFVTMFVLWREGAPYWVVALGYALVGAGVGLAGTPASRSLTGAVPVKRAGMASGTADLQRDLGGAIMQSLLGALLTAGYAAAFAQQISASPDSSEVSASVQTQLQKSFASAETVAQQYPQYASAITQAARESFLQGQDWAYLAGIAAVVVGAVLVFFAFPKQERERQLLAEYHAEDVAASQAAAPVSTAPGGSPAAEAPPAGTAPETPDTR, encoded by the coding sequence ATGACCGACACGTCGACGAAGCCCGCTCGTTCGGGCGCCGTGCTCACGACGCTCATCCTGGTCGCGGCGGTCGCCAACCTGCCGCTCGCGGTCGCCAACGTCGCACTTCCCGACATCGGACTCGCGTTCGACGCGTCGCAGACCGAGCTGAACCTCGTCGCCGTCGGCTACTCGCTCGGACTCGCGGCATCCGTCCTGTGGCTGGGTGCCATCGGCGACCGCTACGGCCGCAAGATGATGCTGCTGATCGGCGTCGGGCTCTCACTTCCGGCAGGACTCGTCGCCGCGTTCGCGCCGAACGTCGACGTGCTGATCATCGCCCGCATCGTCGGCGGCATCGCCGCCGGCATGGCCTACCCGACGACGCTGGCTCTCATCGCCGCCCTCTGGTCGGGCCCCGCCCGCACGCGGTCGATCGCGCTCTGGTCGGCGACAGGCGGCGCGATCTCGGCACTCGGGCCGCTCATCTCCGGGTCGCTCCTGGAGGTGTTCGACTGGGGGTCGGTCTTCCTCGTCACGATCCCGCTCATCGTCGTGGCCATCCCGCTCGTCATCAAGTTCATCCCGAGCCACGTCAACGAGGCGACCGATCCGGTCGACAATCTGGGGGGCATCCTCTCTTCGCTGCTCGTCGGTGCGGCGATCCTCGCCATCAACTTCGCGAGCGTGCCGGACGCGGGCACTCTCGTGCTCAGCCTGACGATCATCGGCGTGGCGTCGCTCATCGCCTTCATCTGGCGGCAGAGGCGTGCACGCAACCCGCTCTACGACCTGACCATCGCCGCGCGGCCCATCTTCTGGGTGGCCGCCGTCGCGGGTGTCATCGTGTTCGGCTCGCTCATGGCGGCGATGTTCATCGGCCAGCAGTTCCTGCAGAACGTGCTCGGCTACTCGACGATCGAGTCCGGTGCCGCGATCCTCCCGGGCGCGGTCTTCATGGTGCTGCTCGCTCCCCGCTCGGCGAAGCTCGTGGAGTCGCGCGGCGCACGCTTCACGCTCCTCCTCGGATACATCCCGGTGTTCCTCGGCTTCGTCACGATGTTCGTGCTGTGGCGGGAGGGTGCGCCGTACTGGGTCGTGGCACTCGGCTACGCCCTCGTGGGAGCGGGCGTCGGACTCGCGGGCACCCCCGCATCCCGCTCGCTCACCGGGGCGGTTCCGGTGAAGCGTGCCGGAATGGCATCCGGCACGGCGGATCTGCAGCGCGATCTCGGCGGCGCGATCATGCAGTCGCTCCTCGGCGCCCTCCTCACGGCCGGCTACGCGGCCGCCTTCGCCCAGCAGATCAGCGCGTCGCCGGATTCGAGCGAGGTGAGCGCGAGCGTTCAGACGCAGCTGCAGAAGTCGTTCGCGAGCGCCGAGACCGTGGCCCAGCAGTACCCCCAGTACGCCAGTGCGATCACGCAGGCGGCGCGCGAATCGTTCCTGCAGGGACAGGACTGGGCCTATCTCGCCGGCATCGCGGCCGTCGTCGTCGGCGCAGTCCTCGTGTTCTTCGCCTTCCCGAAGCAGGAGCGGGAGCGTCAGCTCCTCGCCGAGTACCACGCCGAAGATGTCGCCGCCTCGCAGGCCGCTGCGCCCGTATCGACGGCACCCGGCGGGTCGCCCGCGGCCGAGGCGCCCCCTGCCGGCACCGCGCCGGAGACCCCTGACACCCGCTGA
- the sigJ gene encoding RNA polymerase sigma factor SigJ: MDLAVEAPTLRPLMFSIAYRMLGSVTEAEDVVQAAMLRIHERTRDGEPIERPDAFASTITTRLSIDALRSARRTRELYVGPWLPEPLLVDDSDPARRIEQDETLSMAVLTMLERLGPVERAVFVLREALGLEYGAIGEIVDRDAAACRQILRRARQRMAGRPRFDADDTDVRRVVDEFLDALRSEDAEGVARVLAGDVVLTADGGGKAPAIQHSMSGDVAVARFLVGLMRRGAGLGVRLEHTIANAEHSLRFRTADGATVSVLTLHVEDGAITAMMNQLNPDKLQHLAPVGDLFALLRHETGS, translated from the coding sequence ATGGATCTCGCCGTCGAAGCTCCGACGCTTCGCCCGCTGATGTTCTCGATCGCCTATCGGATGCTCGGCAGCGTGACCGAGGCCGAAGACGTGGTGCAGGCAGCGATGCTCCGCATCCACGAGCGCACCCGTGACGGCGAGCCCATCGAACGCCCCGACGCCTTCGCGTCGACCATCACCACGAGGCTCTCGATCGATGCGCTGCGGTCGGCTCGGCGGACCCGCGAACTGTACGTGGGGCCCTGGCTCCCCGAGCCGCTGCTCGTCGACGACTCCGACCCCGCACGGCGCATCGAGCAGGACGAGACCCTCTCGATGGCAGTCCTCACGATGCTCGAACGGCTGGGGCCGGTCGAGCGCGCGGTGTTCGTGCTCCGCGAGGCGCTCGGCCTCGAGTACGGCGCGATCGGCGAGATCGTCGACCGGGATGCCGCAGCTTGCCGTCAGATCCTCCGCCGCGCGCGGCAGCGGATGGCCGGCCGGCCACGGTTCGATGCCGACGACACGGACGTGCGGCGGGTGGTCGACGAATTCCTTGACGCGCTTCGCTCTGAGGACGCCGAGGGGGTCGCGCGCGTTCTGGCGGGGGATGTCGTGCTCACCGCCGACGGCGGCGGGAAGGCGCCCGCGATCCAGCACTCGATGAGCGGCGATGTCGCGGTCGCGCGATTCCTCGTCGGCCTCATGCGGCGCGGCGCCGGGCTCGGCGTGCGCCTGGAGCACACGATCGCCAACGCCGAGCACTCGCTGCGCTTCCGAACCGCGGACGGTGCCACCGTCTCGGTGCTCACCCTCCACGTCGAAGATGGCGCGATCACGGCGATGATGAACCAGCTGAATCCCGACAAGCTTCAGCACCTGGCTCCGGTCGGCGACCTCTTCGCGCTCCTGCGGCACGAGACCGGCTCGTAG
- the nusB gene encoding transcription antitermination factor NusB has protein sequence MSARTKARKRALDILFQADVRDEDLGTILAAEAKRAASEPSREGSWLYAREIVDGVIDNRDAIDEQITTFAKDWSLARMPAVDRALLRIGVWEILYNDEVPTAVAIDEAVDLAKEFSTDDSGSFVHGVLARIARAS, from the coding sequence ATGAGTGCCCGTACGAAGGCGCGCAAACGCGCGCTCGACATCCTGTTCCAGGCCGACGTCCGCGACGAGGACCTCGGGACCATCCTCGCCGCCGAGGCCAAGCGCGCCGCGAGCGAGCCGTCCCGCGAGGGCTCGTGGCTCTACGCCCGCGAGATCGTCGACGGAGTCATCGACAACCGCGACGCGATCGACGAGCAGATCACGACCTTCGCGAAGGACTGGTCGCTCGCGCGCATGCCCGCCGTCGATCGGGCGCTGCTGCGCATCGGCGTGTGGGAGATCCTCTACAACGACGAGGTGCCGACGGCGGTCGCGATCGATGAGGCCGTCGACCTCGCCAAGGAGTTCTCGACCGACGACTCCGGCTCGTTCGTGCACGGCGTGCTCGCGCGCATCGCGCGGGCGTCCTGA
- the pyrR gene encoding bifunctional pyr operon transcriptional regulator/uracil phosphoribosyltransferase PyrR: protein MSTRTVLHEADIARALTRISHEILESNKGPENLVILGIPTRGVTLANRVGALVSEFGGRPVPVGSLDVTMYRDDLHRNPTRAPRRTQIPSGGIDGKTVILVDDVLFSGRSIRAALDALQDIGRPAAVRLATLVDRGHRELPIRPDFVGKNLPSSREERVNVRLAEIDGSEEVTIES, encoded by the coding sequence ATGAGCACGCGCACCGTGCTGCACGAGGCCGACATAGCCCGGGCATTGACTCGGATCTCGCACGAGATCCTCGAGTCGAACAAAGGCCCCGAGAATCTGGTCATCCTCGGCATCCCCACTCGAGGAGTGACCCTCGCCAACCGCGTCGGCGCGCTCGTGTCGGAGTTCGGCGGACGGCCAGTCCCCGTCGGCTCGCTCGACGTCACGATGTACCGCGACGATCTGCACCGCAATCCGACGAGAGCCCCGCGTCGCACGCAGATCCCGTCCGGCGGCATCGACGGCAAGACGGTGATCCTCGTCGACGACGTGCTCTTCTCGGGCCGCAGCATCCGGGCGGCCCTCGACGCCCTGCAGGACATCGGCCGCCCCGCGGCGGTGCGCCTCGCGACCCTCGTCGACCGCGGCCACCGCGAGCTCCCGATCCGGCCCGACTTCGTGGGCAAGAACCTGCCGAGCTCCCGCGAAGAGCGCGTGAACGTCCGCCTCGCCGAGATCGACGGCTCCGAGGAGGTGACGATCGAGTCATGA
- the aroB gene encoding 3-dehydroquinate synthase — translation MTDATTISVSGDAEYDITVGRGILPLLGEKLPPAARKVLVIHPPTLAEQAERLRAALTSDREVLLAEIPDAEQGKRIEVAAFCWQVMGQADFTRSDAVVGFGGGAVTDLAGFVAATWLRGVEIVQVPTTVLAMVDAAVGGKTGVNTAEGKNLVGAFWAPRAVLCDLDLLDSLSANERVAGFAEVVKAGFIWAPEILDLIEADPEASVDPRSDAFRRSIELAIGMKARVVSEDLREAGLREILNYGHTLGHAIEHAERYRWRHGAAISVGMVFAAELSRLAGRLPDAAAQRHRDILTLLGLPTTYRAGAWPQLLATMQRDKKSRGGMLRFIVLDDIARPTVLQAPDESLLFAAYQEVAG, via the coding sequence GTGACCGACGCCACGACCATCTCGGTGTCCGGTGACGCCGAGTACGACATCACGGTGGGACGCGGCATCCTTCCGCTCCTCGGCGAGAAGCTGCCCCCAGCCGCCCGCAAGGTGCTCGTGATCCATCCGCCGACGCTCGCCGAGCAGGCGGAGCGTCTGCGCGCGGCGCTCACCTCCGACCGCGAGGTGCTGCTCGCCGAGATCCCCGATGCCGAGCAGGGCAAGCGGATCGAGGTCGCCGCCTTCTGCTGGCAGGTCATGGGTCAGGCCGACTTCACCCGCAGTGACGCCGTCGTCGGGTTCGGCGGGGGAGCGGTGACCGACCTCGCGGGGTTCGTCGCGGCGACGTGGCTGCGAGGCGTCGAGATCGTGCAGGTGCCCACGACCGTCCTGGCGATGGTCGACGCAGCGGTGGGCGGCAAGACGGGTGTCAACACGGCCGAGGGCAAGAACCTCGTCGGAGCCTTCTGGGCGCCGCGCGCCGTGCTGTGCGACCTCGACCTGCTGGACTCGCTCTCAGCCAACGAGCGCGTCGCCGGATTCGCAGAGGTCGTCAAGGCCGGCTTCATCTGGGCTCCCGAGATCCTCGATCTGATCGAGGCCGACCCCGAGGCATCCGTCGATCCCCGCAGCGACGCCTTCCGCCGCTCCATCGAGCTCGCGATCGGCATGAAGGCGCGGGTCGTCTCGGAAGACCTCCGCGAGGCGGGACTTCGCGAGATCCTCAACTACGGCCACACCCTCGGGCACGCGATCGAGCATGCCGAGCGCTACCGCTGGCGCCACGGCGCGGCGATCTCGGTCGGGATGGTCTTCGCGGCCGAGCTCTCGCGCCTGGCCGGACGACTGCCGGATGCTGCGGCCCAGCGCCACCGCGACATCCTGACCCTCCTCGGCCTGCCGACGACGTACCGAGCCGGTGCGTGGCCGCAGCTCCTCGCGACGATGCAGCGCGACAAGAAGAGCCGCGGCGGGATGCTGCGCTTCATCGTCCTCGACGACATCGCTCGACCGACGGTGCTGCAGGCGCCCGACGAGTCCCTCCTCTTCGCGGCGTATCAGGAAGTGGCAGGCTAG
- a CDS encoding Rieske 2Fe-2S domain-containing protein: MRITGLGHAGMFIETAGGSILCDPVIGPTFFGSWFPFPDNRGLDWAKYGAADFLYVSHRHRDHFDPALMERHIPKTIKVLLPEYPTDDLEQDLRKLGYDNIVYTQAGVPLEFGPLKVMVTPLRAPSDGPIGDSSLSVDDGTASILNQNDSHPLDLEKLMAFSKPEAYFTQVSGAIWWPMVYDLPQDSKQNFAKLKRDAQNKRAMYYIEKVDAEHVFPMAGPPMFLREELFKYNGQGLQNDAIFTDQREFLAHMREQRPEQKGYEFLPGTVVEIENGALSVTQTLYTDAEIDRIFDDKWSYLAEQRDSRQDEIRAEEASRAAVLPPDEMLAAIKEWWEPLLRRARTIRNGVGGNVRFRIGDLDMVVDFPKAKVRAYDGEECIYWYTIPADLVSTNIRDHEIDWSNSIFLSMQFEVGRSGKFNEFLTTFLKCLSRDRIEYVENWYSEQTDQTEDAQLGDWMVQRRCPHLRADLSKTGKIEDGVLTCSLHDWKWDLASGKCLTSQGHPIRASLVEEEADQPAA, from the coding sequence ATGCGCATCACAGGCCTCGGCCACGCCGGAATGTTCATCGAGACGGCGGGCGGAAGCATCCTCTGCGACCCGGTGATCGGGCCGACCTTCTTCGGCTCGTGGTTTCCCTTCCCCGACAACCGCGGACTCGACTGGGCGAAGTACGGCGCCGCCGACTTCCTCTACGTCTCGCACCGCCACCGCGACCACTTCGACCCGGCTCTCATGGAGCGCCACATCCCGAAGACGATCAAGGTGCTGCTGCCGGAGTACCCGACCGACGACCTCGAGCAGGACCTCCGCAAGCTCGGCTACGACAACATCGTGTACACGCAGGCCGGGGTCCCGCTCGAGTTCGGTCCGCTCAAGGTCATGGTGACGCCGCTGCGCGCTCCGAGCGACGGCCCCATCGGAGACTCGTCCCTCTCGGTCGACGACGGCACCGCGAGCATCCTGAACCAGAACGACTCCCACCCTCTCGACCTCGAGAAGCTGATGGCGTTCTCGAAGCCGGAGGCGTACTTCACGCAGGTGTCGGGTGCGATCTGGTGGCCCATGGTCTACGACCTGCCGCAGGACTCCAAGCAGAACTTCGCCAAGCTCAAGCGCGACGCGCAGAACAAGCGCGCGATGTACTACATCGAGAAGGTGGATGCCGAGCACGTCTTCCCGATGGCCGGCCCGCCGATGTTCCTCCGCGAGGAGCTTTTCAAGTACAACGGCCAGGGACTCCAGAACGACGCGATCTTCACCGACCAGCGCGAGTTCCTCGCGCACATGCGCGAGCAGCGCCCCGAGCAGAAGGGCTACGAGTTCCTTCCCGGCACGGTCGTCGAGATCGAGAACGGCGCGCTGTCGGTCACGCAGACGCTGTACACGGATGCCGAGATCGACCGCATCTTCGACGACAAGTGGTCCTACCTCGCCGAGCAGCGCGACTCGCGACAGGACGAGATCCGGGCGGAGGAGGCATCCCGGGCAGCCGTCCTGCCCCCGGACGAGATGCTCGCCGCGATCAAGGAGTGGTGGGAGCCGCTGCTGCGCCGCGCCCGCACGATCCGCAACGGCGTGGGCGGGAACGTCCGCTTCCGCATCGGAGACCTCGACATGGTCGTGGACTTCCCCAAGGCGAAGGTGCGCGCGTACGACGGCGAGGAGTGCATCTACTGGTACACGATCCCCGCCGACCTGGTGTCGACGAACATCCGCGATCACGAGATCGACTGGTCGAACTCGATCTTCCTCTCGATGCAGTTCGAGGTCGGGCGCAGCGGCAAGTTCAACGAGTTCCTGACGACCTTCCTCAAGTGCCTGTCGCGAGACCGCATCGAGTACGTCGAGAACTGGTACTCCGAGCAGACCGACCAGACCGAGGACGCGCAGCTCGGGGACTGGATGGTGCAGCGGCGCTGCCCGCATCTGCGGGCCGACCTGTCGAAGACCGGCAAGATCGAGGACGGCGTGCTCACATGCTCGCTGCACGACTGGAAGTGGGACCTTGCGTCGGGCAAGTGCCTCACGTCGCAGGGTCACCCCATCCGCGCGTCGCTCGTCGAGGAAGAAGCCGACCAGCCCGCCGCGTGA
- a CDS encoding aspartate carbamoyltransferase catalytic subunit, with translation MRHLLDTKTLGRDDALRILDVAEDMADTQRREIKKLPTLRGKTVVNLFFEDSTRTRISFEAAAKRLSADVINFSARGSSVSKGESLQDTAQTLQAMGADAVVIRHGASGAPRTLATSGWITAGVVNAGDGTHEHPTQALLDAFTIRKRTFGDDSRGRDLEGLRVTIVGDVLHSRVARSNVWLLHALGADVTLVAPPTLVPQDVSAWPVRVLYDLDEAIADGCDALMMLRIQLERMNAAYFPTEREYSRRWGLDATRLAALGTGSMVMHPGPMNRGLEISADAADSPRSTVLDQVTNGVSVRMAVLYLLLAGATDQKEDGR, from the coding sequence ATGAGGCACCTCCTCGACACCAAGACCCTCGGCCGCGACGACGCGCTCCGCATCCTCGATGTCGCCGAGGACATGGCCGACACGCAGCGCCGCGAGATCAAGAAGCTTCCGACGCTCCGCGGGAAGACCGTCGTCAACCTCTTCTTCGAGGACTCCACGCGCACCCGCATCTCGTTCGAGGCCGCCGCGAAGCGCCTCTCCGCGGACGTCATCAACTTCTCTGCGAGGGGCTCGAGCGTCTCGAAGGGCGAGTCGCTCCAGGACACCGCCCAGACGCTGCAGGCGATGGGGGCGGATGCCGTGGTCATCCGCCACGGTGCCTCCGGGGCGCCCCGTACCCTTGCGACGAGCGGCTGGATCACCGCCGGCGTCGTCAACGCGGGCGACGGGACGCACGAGCACCCGACGCAGGCGCTGCTCGATGCCTTCACGATCCGCAAGCGCACCTTCGGCGACGACAGCAGGGGCCGCGACCTCGAGGGCCTGCGCGTGACGATCGTCGGCGACGTCCTGCACTCGCGCGTCGCGCGATCGAACGTGTGGCTGCTCCACGCGCTCGGTGCGGACGTCACGCTCGTGGCGCCGCCCACTCTGGTGCCGCAGGATGTCTCGGCTTGGCCCGTGCGCGTCCTGTACGACCTCGACGAGGCGATCGCCGACGGCTGCGACGCGCTCATGATGCTCCGCATCCAGCTCGAGCGCATGAATGCCGCGTATTTCCCGACTGAACGGGAGTATTCCCGTCGGTGGGGCCTCGATGCGACGCGTTTGGCGGCGCTCGGCACCGGTAGCATGGTCATGCACCCCGGCCCGATGAACCGTGGCCTGGAGATCTCCGCCGATGCCGCCGATTCGCCCCGCTCGACCGTGCTCGACCAGGTGACGAACGGCGTGTCCGTGCGGATGGCGGTGCTCTACCTGCTGCTCGCAGGAGCCACGGATCAGAAGGAGGACGGACGGTGA